The sequence CATAAATTGGGTCAAGTGACATCACACATTAAAAGGGGGAAAGAGAAATATTCTAGTTAATCAGATGCAAGAAGCAAACAAGACACAAAAACTGTGCAAATAAGACCAAGCCAGTAACTTTAGTTAGGACACTGCAGATTACATTGGAATAACAGGTTTGTGAGGCTACAGTGTGCACCACATTAAAACAGCAAGGAAGAGCTATTTATATAGAAAGGCTGGAATGAGGGATTTTCACTAAAGCAAATTAACTTCTTGTCAactgccaaaacaaaacaaaactgagcaTATGAGTGTTAGTATACTGAAGGCATGTTATACCAGTTTCTGTGCAGCATGCTAAAAGTTAGAACTTCTTCACTGGTGCTTATCAATCATTAATAGTCACATTTTTGCCCCTTCTTGCCAAATTTCAGGCATGTCTTATTTTAGATGGAGTATAGCTTTTATCTATTATTTCATCTTGTAAAAACATGTGAAGACAACGTTCATTCTGTGCCAGAGGATGACCAGCGAccctaagaataaaaaatataaatttagtcCAACATTTTACACAAGGTGGGGGAGttcaaaacacatattttaagGTTAAGaagtatgtataattttttttttttttttgagatggagtcttgctctgttgcccaggctggagtgcagtgcctgaTCTtgactcatggcaacctccatctcctgggttcaagtgattttgtgcctcagccctctgagtatctaggactacaggcgtgtgccactatgcccagctaatttttactagagacggggtttcaccatgttggccaggctggtctcaaatccctgacctcaagtgatctgtccacctcagcctcccaaagtgctgggattacaggcatgagccaccatgcttggcccagaAGCATGTACAGTTTACTAATAAGTATTATTCTGGACTGTCCATAAAGCTATGCACTATCAACTAATGGCATATGTTCTTTTGTTTGGTTCACAACTcttaatttagaaaacatttaatcaCAAATTTTTCACTGCTTGTGGTACATGTATCCAATTAGCTTTACATATAGCTGGTGTATTCATaagaaactttaattttaatgttaaaagtgAAACATGTCAATTGATCGTAAgaaccttttttttgagataaagtgttgttctgtcactcaggctggagtgcagtagcgtgatctcggctcactgcaacctccacctgccaggttcaagcgattttcctgccacagcctcctgagtagctgagactaccggcgtgcaccaccacgccccactaatttttgtatttttagtagagacagggttttgccatgtggccttggaactcctgacctcaagtgatctgcgcacctcggcctcccaaagtactgggattacaggtgtgatccactgcaccaggccagaaTCTATTTTAAAGAGGAGAAGATACAGGATTGAAGTTAGAAATACAATGAAGTTCAATAAAAGCCCCAAATACTAAAAAAACAGGCACAAATATCCAGGCATTTTGTTTTTGCCTGCTtaaaaccagactgggcaaccaGACTCCTATCTTACAACTTAAAAACATCtaatataggccaggcgtggtggctcatgcttgtaatcccagcactgtgggagactgaggcaggcagatcacttgagatcaggagttcgagaccagcctggccaatatggcaaacccctgtctctactaaaaacacaaaaataagccagacactatggtgtgcacctataatcccaactactcaggtggctgaggcatgagaatcacttgaacctgggaggtggaggtttcagtgagccgagattgcaccactacactccaaagcctgggtgacagagcaagactttgtcaaaaaaaaaaaaaaaaaggtttacagACAATGAAGATTGAGTGCTATAGTAGATAACCAAGGGCTTTATGTAACCCTTTCTCTTCTGTTTACCACTCATGCATCTTCAAATCACTAGATAAAATTTAAAGTGTAAGCTCATATTACCATATTCTGTAGGATTTGATTTACTTTTCCTAGTTTAAGGCCAATGCACAATTACAGTGAGGTCTTTCTTGGCATAAATCTTTCTATCATTTTGGCTTTCTATTACTTTACAAAATAGCTGTATTTCAAACgggaataaaattaaaagctaaaaatattggTTTGAGCTTATCAAGAGTTTCTAAAGTAAGAGAGAAACAATCCTAAgtcttcttacatttttaaaagaatacattttaccatgaaaattaaaaatgtgcaCCTTTATACAAGACATGCTAATACCTCCATCTGCAATCAGACAAGATGATTGCAAGTATATTGTAAGTTTTATTGTTCATGCTAGAACATACCTTAAATCAGAAAGAATCATaagtaaaactgtattttttaaatgccgtaattttaaatgtaatttgcataaattaaccaagaaaaacaaatacaaaacttaggtcAACACAAAGATGCTCATTTCAATCACTCAAGTGTGTTAATATTTATCACATGATATTCAACTTGTCGGATACTTTACTTTGTTTAAATGATATGAAAAGTTAGGAAATGGCTAAAAGGCAACAGTGCAGTTTAGCTTAACATCTAAACTATAAGTAGTCACTTCAAGTAGTCTCAAAACATACCTCACTGCTACACTTTGAGGAATAGGAAGCACTTACTTGTTTATAAACTGCTCCAgcccttgttttctttcctcaataAAATTGTCATCAAATATTCCATCATCTCCTCTAAAAGGAAGCTGACGCAAAAACGCTTTCCCAGGGAGTGGGGGAACTACGACCTAAAACATGAAGACGGAAAGTTCTTGATCATGATGACTGGTTGTGAAAATGTATAGAGCACAGCATGAACACAAAGCAAGTCCTCACTATGGCAGCCATCACCTGGTCAAACTAGTTTAAATATAAAAGAGcaaaaaatacactgaaaaaagACCAAATGTTTAGATAAATGCAGAATAGCCCATCAGACAAAAGCTCCTAACTCAAAGGCAGGGCCCAGAGCTTATATTAATTTTCTTGGCCTTATCGAAGCACAGGTATACAAAGAGAACACTCACAATACTGAAATAAAGGTTACCATGCCCCTCAGACACTTGTGATGCCACTTGGAGAAGGCAATGCCTTCTTGCAATAGAAACTGCAGAGATCAAAATCAACTCTcaattaaatgaagaaatgttaATGTTCTCTCTGCAACATGGTTAGATAAGAATTCTGgtttcagccgggcgtggtggctcacgcctgtaatcccagaactttgggaggccaaggtgggcggatcatgaggccaggatcatcctggctaagacggtgaaaccccatctctactaaaaaacacaaaaaattagccgggcgtggtggcgggcgcctgtagtcccagctactctggaggctgaagcaggagaatggtgtgaacccgggaggcggagcttgcagtgagcagcgatcacgctagtgcactccagcctgggcgacagagcgagactccatctcaaaaaaaaaaaaaaaaaggccgggcgcggtggctcaagcctgtaatcccagcactttgggaggccgagacgggcggatcatgaggtcaggagatcgagaccatcctggctaacacggtgaaaccccgtctctactaaaaaatacaaaaaactagccgggcaaagtggcggatgcctgtagtcccagctactcgggaggctgaggcaggagaatggcgtgaacccgagaggaggagcttgcagtgagctgagatccggccactgcactccagcctgggtgacagagcaagactccgtctcaaaaaaaaaaaaaaaaaaaaaaaaaaaaaaaaaaagaattctggttTCTTCAACCTCTTACCGTCTGCATTATAGTCTTTCCTGTTTGTGTTTGAGGTGATGACAAAATATCAATAACTCTAGTTGTCACTATTCTGTTTCCTAAATTAAGAAACAAGTCAACTTTCTCCCAAATGCCCTATCCTGCTGTATTTTCCCAAAGACCTGTCATTTCTCCCTTCCCGCACTATAGGAAGATCCCAAATTTTCCCCTTCAAAGCCTAACCAAGGGTCAACTCCTGCGATCTCTCCCTTCTGGGAATTATCCGGAGCTCAAATATtattataggccaggtgcagtggctcacatctgcaatccctgcacttgggaggccaaggaaggcgggaggattgcttgagaccaggagtaaCACAAGCCTGGAcacatgtctacaaaaataaaaaaaaaacttagtggggtgtggtggtgtgagcctgtagtcccagctactcaggaggcagaggtgggaggatcacttgaatacAGGAGTtcaggactgcagtgagctaaaatcacattgctgcactctagcctaggtgacagcgagaccccgtcttaaaaaaaataaataaatttttaaaaatgttattctggAGCTCAAAATACTTGTTTTGATTAAATAGCACCTAGCTATTTCACAGGTTTCTTTGGTTTCTCTATCCTAGCATTATTGAGAAtcaggtaatttttgtacagGGGGGCTTTCTTgtgcattattttctttcttgagatggggtcttgctctgtcacccaggctggagttccatggtgcaatcatggctcactgcagcctcccccagactcaggtgatcctcctgcgtcagcctcctgaatagctgggacactacaggcacacagcatgccaccatgcctggctaatttttctattttttgtggagatggtgtttcaccatgttgtccagcctggcATTCTTTTCTTTAGCTGTATCCccggcctctacccactagacaTCATAGCACCCCCCGCTGAGACAATAAAAACTGTCTCTAGACAGTGTCAAATGTCTCCCGGGGGATAAAACTGTCTTTGGTGGAAAACCACCAATCTATCATACTAATGTCTTCAAATCAAGACCCCTGTCTTAGGCTTCTTGTggttattttaagaaaaactggGCATACAACAGAAGCtcaaatatctgttaaatgaCCAACCACTTAGCTGGATCCTTACtttaaaaccaaacagaaaaatgtgTAAGCAAACAATTAGAACAAGGAGAAATATAGATAGTAaactgatacatatatatatttcttttcactaataataaaaattacacatattcaaaaaaattaaaactttaaaccCTTGATACAGTTTCTACACCAAGGAGTTTATCCTCAAACAAAATTCAATAGGGtaaaaaagggaaagaacaaCTCGACTTCATGTAgattaacaaaaaacaaaataaaaacaaaaaacgaaacgtttggccgggcgcggtggctcaagcctgtaatcccagcactttgggaggccgagacgggcggatcacgaggtcaggagatcgagaccatcctggctaacatggtgaaaccccgtctctactaaaaaatacaaaaaactagccgggcgaggtggcgggcgtcccagctactcgggaggctgaggcaggagaatggcgtgaacccaggaggcggagcttgcagtgagctgagatccagccacggcactccagcatgggcaagagagccagactccgcctcaaaaaaaaaaaaacaacgaaacGTCCAAATAAACTTTATAATCCCTTCCTAGATTTACTCTCCCCAGATGACCAATGATGAAGATATCTAAGGATTTATCTCTGTAAATTTATGCTAGCATTCTTAGATCTCACTCCCATGTTAGCATCTGTTTAGCTAAGAGTTAAAATCTGCAGGGACCTTTTATAACTGAGAAACAAAGGAATGCTAACCATTAAGTTCCAGTAGAATGGCTATCTGGTGAGCAGGGAAAAATATCTGTATCtacacaattattatttaaaaaaagaatctagaaCCAGTGTGTTAAATAAACGACCATCATTAATTCAGGGTAGAATTTAGCATGAAACTTAAGAAAAGTATGGCTCGAGGATGTCggttaaagaaagaaggaaaatgataaaaaaaaatttaagaatatatatataaaattaaatatatataaatttcatatATAAGGGAAATTTAAGAAAAGGATTGCTATATTATCCTCTGTAGAGATACATTCTTCCTAATATATTCAAACTAGTCATTCAAATGGATGGTGAGGTGGTAGGCAACAGGATTAATGACCTATAAAAATCATAAATGGCTTATCCAGCTAAGATTCTCTTCTACATCAAATTATTTTTGCTAAAGCAGTCTGAAAACACCTAATTGGAATTCTAACACCAGgttgggtgcggtagctcacacctgtaatcccagtacttcaggagaccaaggtgggcagatcacctgaggtcagaagttcgagatcagcctggccaacatggtgaaaccctgtgtctactaaatatacaaaaaattagccgggcatggtggtgcatgcttataacccctttactcaggaggctgaggcaggagaattgcttgagcctgggaggcagagactgcagtaagccgggattgcaccacagtactccagcctgggcaagagccagactccgtctcaaaaaaaaaaaaaaaaaaaaagaaaagaaaaaatctaatacTAATTAAAAGGTCACGAATGCAAagatatgtgcatgcatgtggggTGAGAAACAGAGTATCTGGTGAGCATAATATATTGAAAGCTAAAGTAAACTAGAATAAAAGCTAAAAGATCTGACCACAATACATGTCGGCTAATTTCTAGCTTAGTTTAACAGATCTTAGTTAAAAGTACTAATATACCACAAAATAACTTGATTACATTGTTCTTTCCAATACTGTAATACGAGTACAACTTTCACATGGATTTAACTCTCAATCTATTTAACTGGTCTAATGTTAAATGTGAAGTATTGTGCTTCAAAAGACaacatcaagaaagtgaaaaacagcCCACAGACTGGGAGATACATGCAAAATATGTATCTGATAGGGAACTCTAAGAGTCTTATATGTTCTCGACATAACTctacaataaaaaagatgaacccatttaaaaaggcaaaagatctCAATAaagatttctccaaagaagatacataaacGGCcagtaagtacatgaaaaaaaatcaacattagtggccatcagagaaataaaaatcaaaaccacaatgcaataccccTTCACGAACGGTAGGATAGCTATAATAAAGAAGACAGGCAATATAATAAAGAAGACAGGCAATTAATTAGtagggatgtggagaaaagtaGAACTTCACATTGCTTGTAAGAATGttaaaatcggccgggcgcggtggctcaagcctgtaatcccagcactttgggaggccgagacgggcggatcacgaggtcaggcgatcgagaccatcctggctaacacgatgaaaccccgtctctactaaaagatacaaaaaactagccgggcatggtggcgggcgcctgtagtcccagctactccggaggctcaggcaggagaatggcgtgaacccaggaggcggagcttgcagtgagccgagatcgggccactgcaatccagcctgggcgacagagcgagactccgtctcaaaaaaaaaaaaaaaaaaaaaaagaatgttaaaatcatgcagctgctttggaaaaacaGTCTGCCAATTCCTCGAAAGGTTAAAAAGAGTTATGATATGACCCAGCAATGTACTGGTAGGTATATActgaacagaaatgaaaacacatgtagACAGAAACCTATGcataaatgttcacagcagcactactAAAAACAGCCAAAAAGTAGAACCAAATGTCCACCAaataagtggataaataaaatgtggtataagcatacaataggatattatttaggaataaaacaaaatgaagtactgatgcatgtTAGAAAAGCATGAACTGTGAaaacatgttaagtgaaagaagccagacccaaaagATCACATATTCTGGGCTTCCATTTATGTatgtccagaatgggcaaatccacagagaaagGAGACTAGCAGGTGGTTGTCTCAGGCTGAGTGAAGAAGGGTTGGGGAAAAATCAGTAGTGACTACTAATGGGGACAGGGTTTCTTTTAATGGGTGATAAAAATGCTCTGAAATTGAATAGTGCTCTAaaatagtgatggttgcacaactctgcgAACATATTAACAACCAGTGAATTATACACTTCAAATGGGTGAAGagcatggtatgtgaattatatctcaataaagctgttactaAAAACAAAAGCGGCCGGGCggggtagctcacgcctgtaatcccagcactttgggaggccaaggtgggcagatcacgaggccaggagaccGAGACCGTCTTGCTaacatggtaaaaataaaaataataataattttaaaaagcaaaatatactaTTCAGCAAAAGTTTATTAAACATTTCCAGTGTGCCACATGGTATGTGAAGCAAAGCCCAAAGCCTATGAATCAAGACACTtctcagctaggtgtggtggctcatgcctgtaattccagcactttgggaggccaaggcaggaggattgaggccaggagttcgagaccagcctgggcaacatagtgaaaccccgttcttacaaaaaaattctaaaaattagctggacatggtggctcatgcctgtagtcccagctacttgggaggctgaggcaggacaatcacttgagaccaggagttggaggatGTTATAGTatgctatgatcacaccactgcattccagcttgggcaacagagcaagactctgtcaatcAATTAATCTATCAATCTCCTAACCATCTGTAATTTGTATATAGTGAGATACAAATCTTTATTTCCTAATAGACAAATATTTCAACTCCATTTGCTGAATTCCTTTCCCACTGAATgataatgttatttttgttatgaaCTAAATTCCCTATAAATACATGGGTCAAAGTCTAAACTCTATTACATTCCACTCATCTATCTGCCCAACCTAAAGCAATATACACTGCATAACAGTTTCCATCAGAGATGGACCACATAAGATAATAATGGTTGTGCCATGAGATTATAATGGAGgtaaaaaattcctattgcctagaaATGTCTTGGTGATCCTGATTGTGTGCAGGCCTAGGCTCCTATGTATATTTGTGacttgatttttaagaaaaagttaaaaaaattttaaatagagaacagcttataaaataagaatataaagaacatatttttgtACAGTTGTTCAATACGTTTGTGTTTTAAGGTAAGTGTTAAATTACAAGAGTCAAAGAGTtaaagtaaaaagtttaaaaactaagcTAAGattaattattgaagaaaaatattttataaatttcaatgtacagtgtttataaagcctGCAGTAATAAACAGGAATGTCCTAGGTCTTCACATTCACTTGCCACGTACTCGCTGACTCACCCAGAACAACTTTcaatcctgcaagctccatttatggttaagtgccctatacaggtgtaccatttaaaaaattgtcagtgctttaaaaaaaaaaaaaaattcttccactCTGTATTTTTTACcatatcttttctatgtttagatgcacaaatgcttcccactgtgttacaactgcctgtagtattcagtacagtaacatgttggATAGgcttgtagtctaggagcaataagctgtaccatatagcctaggtgtgtagcaggctacACCACCTGCGTTTGTGTGAGTATACTCATATGATGTTTGCACaaacaatgaaatcacctaaggatgcatttcttaaaatgtattctcATCATTAAGTGCCATATGACTACACCACATTGTTTGAATTACTACAGCTTTAAGATATGTTTTGACGTCTGGTAGAACAAACACCTGCTGCCCActatatactgaaaatattttttggttattCTTGAGTTTTTACTGATTCTAAAGCTCATATATAAATCTGCAAGTTTATAAACACCCCTACTGAAATTTCTACTAGAATCTtatgaatttataaataagtTAGAAGATACTGCTTCATGCAGGTCTTTGCTAATGTCACCTAGAGCGAGGCCTTCCCTGCGCTCTATATGAGAGTGGCTCCCCTGGCACTTCCTACTTCCCTTAGTTTagctttgtcttatttttttttagagcttCTCATCATATGACATCtatatattttactacatttttcctgccttctcttcaACAACCCCCTCCCCGCCGCAATTTGCCTAATAAGATATAAGCACCATAAAAGAGGGGACCTTAATTTGTTCATAGCTCTACCCATAACTCCTAGAACACAAAGAACGAGCTCTctaaaatgttcataaaataaacaaatcttcAAAAGTAAATATTCCAAACGAGGAACACAGTATTACAATGAATACAgtatcacactttttttttttttttttttttttagacagggtctggctctggtgcccatgctggagtgcagctgtgAGACTAcagctcacttcaatctctgcctcctgggctcaagtgatcctcttgcctcagcctcctgagtgctgggactacaggtgcatgtcaccatgcctggctaatttttgtatttttggtagcgatggggtttcgcatgttgcccaggctggtctcgaactcctgagcgtAAGTGATCCATtggcgttggcctcccaaagtgctgggattataggcgtaagccactgtacctggtcgcTCTTTATTTAGGTCTTATTTTTTCTGGTAAAGTTTTAGAGCTTTCTTAACAtggattttgtatttctagttttattcctatttaaacattttggaagagatggggcgcgactcacaatgttgcccaggctggtcttgaactcctgggctcagga comes from Theropithecus gelada isolate Dixy chromosome 4, Tgel_1.0, whole genome shotgun sequence and encodes:
- the SNX3 gene encoding sorting nexin-3 isoform X4 is translated as MAETVADTRRLITKPQNLNDAYGPPSNFLEIDVSNPQTVGVGRGRFTTYEIRVKVVVPPLPGKAFLRQLPFRGDDGIFDDNFIEERKQGLEQFINKVAGHPLAQNERCLHMFLQDEIIDKSYTPSKIRHA
- the SNX3 gene encoding sorting nexin-3 isoform X3, encoding MAETVADTRRLITKPQNLNDAYGPPSNFLEIDTNLPIFKLKESTVRRRYSDFEWLRSELERESKVVVPPLPGKAFLRQLPFRGDDGIFDDNFIEERKQGLEQFINKVAGHPLAQNERCLHMFLQDEIIDKSYTPSKIRHA